The Muricauda sp. SCSIO 65647 genome includes a region encoding these proteins:
- a CDS encoding RNA polymerase sigma factor — protein sequence MEALTDNALMLKVRSGDIDKLGLLYERHKRNLFGFFYNMSRDSHTSEDMVQTVFIRMLKYKHTFTGTGSFGAWMYKMARNVYYDHFKKLSRNGTKHELSQIHLKDEDVESPEEHLYVEETRYQLNTAISRLSPKKREVLLLCKYRGLKFSEVGEVLGCSEGAAKVKAHRALQELRTIFFELEKR from the coding sequence TTGGAAGCACTGACCGATAATGCATTGATGCTCAAGGTAAGATCAGGTGATATTGATAAGCTGGGTTTGTTGTATGAAAGACACAAACGAAATCTTTTCGGTTTTTTTTACAACATGAGCCGCGATTCACATACCAGTGAAGATATGGTACAAACGGTTTTCATTCGCATGTTGAAATACAAACATACTTTCACTGGCACGGGTTCTTTTGGGGCTTGGATGTACAAAATGGCCAGAAATGTATACTATGACCATTTCAAGAAGTTGTCTCGAAACGGAACGAAACATGAATTGTCGCAAATACACTTGAAAGATGAAGATGTTGAAAGCCCTGAAGAGCATTTGTATGTAGAAGAAACGCGGTATCAACTGAATACCGCTATTTCAAGATTATCGCCCAAAAAGAGGGAAGTCTTGCTATTGTGTAAATACAGGGGGTTGAAATTCAGTGAAGTAGGTGAGGTCTTGGGCTGTTCTGAAGGTGCGGCCAAAGTGAAGGCGCATAGGGCCCTTCAAGAATTGCGGACCATTTTTTTTGAATTGGAAAAAAGATAA
- the pyrH gene encoding UMP kinase, producing MRYKRILLKLSGEALMGEQQYGIDPKRLEEYAEDIKAVIEKGVEVAIVIGGGNIFRGLSGASQGMDRVQGDHMGMLATVINGLALQSALELKGVETRLQSAIKINEVAEPFIRRRAMRHLEKGRVVIFGGGTGNPYFTTDSAAVLRAIEVDADVILKGTRVDGIYTSDPEKDKSATKFDSISFNDVITKGLKVMDTTAFTLSQENELPIVVFDMNTRGNLMKIVSGEKIGTVVNV from the coding sequence ATGCGATACAAAAGAATTCTCTTAAAGCTTAGCGGAGAAGCCTTGATGGGCGAACAACAATACGGCATCGACCCCAAAAGATTGGAAGAATATGCCGAAGACATAAAAGCCGTGATCGAAAAGGGGGTAGAGGTGGCCATTGTTATTGGCGGAGGAAATATTTTTAGAGGTCTCTCAGGGGCAAGCCAGGGCATGGATCGTGTTCAAGGCGACCATATGGGCATGCTTGCCACGGTCATCAATGGACTTGCGCTACAAAGTGCGCTCGAACTTAAAGGAGTGGAGACCCGCTTGCAATCAGCCATCAAAATCAATGAAGTGGCCGAGCCTTTCATCAGGCGACGGGCCATGAGGCATTTAGAAAAAGGCAGAGTGGTCATTTTTGGGGGAGGAACGGGCAACCCCTATTTTACAACCGATTCTGCCGCCGTATTGCGTGCAATAGAAGTTGACGCCGATGTCATTTTAAAGGGCACCCGTGTTGATGGCATTTACACTTCCGACCCAGAAAAAGATAAAAGCGCTACCAAGTTCGATTCGATCTCTTTCAACGATGTGATCACAAAAGGCTTGAAAGTGATGGACACCACAGCCTTTACCCTGAGCCAAGAGAACGAACTGCCCATTGTGGTTTTTGATATGAATACCAGGGGCAACTTGATGAAAATCGTGTCCGGTGAAAAAATTGGAACCGTCGTCAATGTCTGA
- the frr gene encoding ribosome recycling factor produces MNEEIQFILDSTKESMQGAMEHLEKAFIKIRAGKASPAMLSTVMVEYYGSQTPLSQVSNINTPDARTISVQPWEKSLLPEIETAIMNANLGFNPMNNGEMVIINVPPLTEERRKQLVKQAKSEAEDAKISVRNARQEANKELKNLDISEDRLGNAEIDVQELTDTYTKKVDAILGVKESEIMKV; encoded by the coding sequence ATGAACGAAGAGATTCAATTCATTTTAGATTCGACAAAAGAAAGTATGCAGGGCGCCATGGAGCATCTTGAAAAAGCATTTATTAAAATAAGGGCGGGCAAGGCGAGTCCGGCCATGCTTTCGACCGTAATGGTCGAGTATTACGGTTCGCAAACCCCATTGTCGCAGGTGTCCAACATCAACACCCCCGATGCCCGAACCATTTCAGTGCAACCATGGGAAAAAAGCCTGTTACCCGAAATAGAGACCGCCATCATGAATGCCAACTTGGGCTTTAACCCCATGAACAATGGTGAGATGGTCATCATTAACGTACCGCCATTGACCGAAGAGCGCAGAAAACAATTGGTGAAACAGGCCAAATCTGAAGCTGAAGATGCGAAGATAAGTGTACGCAATGCCCGTCAAGAGGCCAACAAAGAGCTCAAAAATCTTGACATTTCAGAAGACCGGCTGGGAAATGCCGAAATCGATGTACAAGAACTTACAGATACGTACACCAAAAAAGTAGATGCCATATTAGGGGTCAAAGAATCTGAAATCATGAAAGTATAA
- a CDS encoding RND family transporter, which translates to MPKQRFQGFWPIVARLILRNRILILLAIATATVLLALQWKNMRFSNTEANILPDDHEATIKYSAFVNLFGEEDNAIVMAIRDSLLFTPENFNRWNKLSKQLDAFPEISLVLSTDNLQQLVKDNELQEFVLQPLINGQVKNQTEIEAIKTKLFEELPFYENLLFNKETQTLRTILYLDKDILNTDVRNDFILTDLQSIVENFEEETGLDIRVSGMPYIRTWNSKTIIDEIGKFILAALLVTSIIFFFFFRSFRATFISMCVVIIGVMWAFGFLGLFEYEITILTALIPPLIIVIGIPNCIFLINKYQQEVKKHGNQALSLQRVISKIGNATLMTNVTTASGFATFMILDSDLLKEFGIVASINIICIFILSLLIIPVIYSFMSLPKTKHLKHLNKKWIDLFVDWMERMVRHNRIAVYVVSLIALVLSIIGIYQIEITGSRVEDLPKNTHFFKDIRFFEEEFDGIMPVEIVVDTERKKGVMKPATLRRMDELGTEIEDIPELSPTVSVVNLVKYSKQAFYNGIPKYYQLPTSQESTFIMDVARKSSENSNLLESFVDSTGQIARMTTFMRDVKTDRMEEIESDLIKTINKVFPAERYNVYMTGKALLFLKGTKYLVKNLLLSLALAIGLISIFMAYLFRSFRMIIISLVPNLLPLVITAGLMGFLGVPIKPSTILVFSIAFGISVDDTIHFLAKYRQELTANRWQIKKSVYAALRETGVSMFYTSIVLFFGFSVFIISSFGGTVALGALVSATLLFAMLANLILLPSLLLSLERSIANKKVLKKPQIDILPKEEINSK; encoded by the coding sequence ATGCCAAAACAACGCTTTCAGGGATTCTGGCCCATCGTGGCCCGCCTCATCCTTCGAAATAGAATTTTGATTCTCTTGGCCATCGCCACTGCCACTGTTTTGTTGGCCCTACAATGGAAGAACATGCGCTTCTCGAATACCGAGGCCAACATTTTGCCCGATGACCATGAGGCAACCATAAAGTACAGTGCGTTCGTAAACCTTTTCGGTGAAGAAGACAATGCCATTGTCATGGCCATTAGGGACAGTTTGCTGTTTACCCCTGAAAATTTCAACCGCTGGAACAAGTTGAGCAAGCAATTGGATGCCTTCCCTGAAATATCACTGGTTCTTTCCACAGATAACCTACAGCAACTGGTCAAGGACAACGAACTGCAAGAATTCGTATTGCAACCCTTGATCAATGGGCAGGTCAAAAACCAAACCGAGATCGAGGCCATAAAAACAAAACTGTTTGAAGAACTTCCCTTTTACGAAAACCTGCTCTTCAACAAAGAGACCCAAACGCTCAGGACCATTCTTTACCTTGACAAGGACATTCTGAACACCGATGTCAGAAATGATTTTATATTGACCGATCTACAGAGCATCGTTGAAAACTTTGAAGAGGAAACTGGTCTTGACATAAGGGTTTCGGGCATGCCATATATCAGAACTTGGAACTCGAAGACCATTATCGATGAAATAGGAAAATTCATTTTGGCCGCTTTATTGGTCACTTCAATCATCTTTTTCTTCTTTTTTAGAAGCTTCAGGGCGACCTTCATATCAATGTGCGTGGTTATCATCGGTGTCATGTGGGCCTTTGGGTTTTTGGGGCTTTTTGAATACGAGATCACCATCTTGACGGCCCTCATTCCCCCATTGATCATTGTTATCGGCATACCCAACTGTATTTTTCTGATCAACAAATATCAACAAGAGGTCAAAAAGCATGGCAACCAAGCCTTGTCACTACAGCGGGTCATCTCCAAAATCGGTAATGCAACGTTGATGACCAATGTCACCACCGCATCAGGGTTCGCTACTTTTATGATCTTGGACAGTGACCTGTTGAAAGAATTTGGTATCGTTGCCTCGATCAATATCATCTGCATCTTCATTCTTTCACTGTTGATCATACCGGTTATCTATAGCTTCATGTCGCTGCCCAAGACAAAACACTTGAAGCATCTGAACAAAAAATGGATCGATCTTTTTGTGGATTGGATGGAACGCATGGTGCGCCACAACCGAATCGCCGTTTATGTCGTATCGCTAATAGCCCTGGTGTTGAGCATTATAGGCATCTATCAAATCGAAATTACCGGAAGTCGAGTGGAAGACTTGCCCAAAAACACCCATTTCTTTAAGGACATTCGATTTTTTGAGGAAGAATTTGATGGTATCATGCCCGTCGAGATTGTAGTGGATACCGAACGGAAGAAGGGGGTCATGAAACCTGCCACCCTTAGAAGAATGGATGAGCTGGGCACCGAAATTGAAGATATTCCCGAACTTTCACCGACAGTGTCTGTCGTAAATTTGGTAAAGTACTCAAAACAGGCCTTTTATAATGGTATTCCTAAATACTATCAATTGCCGACCTCACAAGAGAGCACTTTCATCATGGATGTTGCCCGAAAATCTTCAGAGAACAGCAATCTGCTCGAAAGCTTTGTCGATAGTACTGGTCAGATTGCCAGAATGACCACTTTCATGCGCGATGTAAAGACCGATCGCATGGAAGAAATTGAAAGCGACCTCATCAAGACCATAAACAAAGTTTTTCCTGCCGAACGGTACAATGTGTATATGACGGGCAAGGCCTTGCTTTTTTTGAAAGGCACCAAATATTTGGTAAAAAACCTCTTGCTGTCCTTGGCTTTGGCCATTGGGCTCATATCGATTTTCATGGCATATCTGTTTCGTTCGTTCAGAATGATCATCATTTCTTTGGTGCCCAACCTATTGCCATTGGTCATTACGGCAGGGCTCATGGGCTTTTTGGGTGTTCCCATAAAGCCATCTACCATTTTGGTCTTTAGTATCGCCTTTGGCATTTCGGTCGATGATACCATTCACTTTTTGGCGAAATATCGACAAGAATTGACCGCTAACCGCTGGCAGATCAAAAAATCGGTCTATGCCGCACTTAGGGAAACTGGCGTGAGCATGTTCTACACATCCATCGTGCTTTTCTTTGGGTTCTCAGTATTCATCATATCAAGTTTTGGTGGCACCGTAGCTTTGGGTGCGTTGGTATCGGCAACCTTATTGTTTGCCATGTTGGCCAACTTGATTTTATTGCCGTCGTTATTGCTGTCACTTGAACGAAGCATTGCCAATAAAAAAGTACTTAAGAAACCACAGATCGATATCCTCCCAAAGGAAGAAATCAACTCAAAATAA
- the asnS gene encoding asparagine--tRNA ligase: MQLFSVKELLSTTPNSQEVTVRGWVKTFRSNRFIALNDGSTINNVQCVVDFENFDENTIKSISTGAAVEVSGTLVESQGRGQSVEIQVNELKIHGMADPETYPIQPKKHSLEFLREKAHLRVRTNTFSAVMRVRSALAFAIHSYFQQNGFYYMHAPIITGSDAEGAGEMFRVTALDAKNPPLNDEGDVDYKKDFFGKETNLTVSGQLEAEAYAMGLGKVYTFGPTFRAENSNTSRHLAEFWMIEPEMAFYDLDANMDLVEDFIKWVLRYVLENCPDDLTFLEQRLLDEEKTKPQAERSEMSLSEKLRFVIDNNFKRVTYTEAFEILRNSKPNKKRKFEYSIDEWGADLQSEHERFLVEKHFKCPVILFDYPAKIKAFYMRLNEDEETVRAMDVLFPGIGEIVGGSQREERLEVLQQKMAALDIPEEELWWYLELRRFGTAVHSGFGLGFERLVQFVTGMGNIRDVIPFPRTPQNAEF, from the coding sequence ATGCAACTTTTTTCTGTCAAAGAACTGCTTTCGACCACCCCAAACTCACAAGAAGTTACGGTAAGGGGTTGGGTCAAAACTTTTAGAAGCAACCGTTTTATTGCATTGAATGATGGCTCTACAATTAATAACGTGCAGTGTGTGGTAGACTTTGAGAACTTTGACGAAAACACCATAAAGTCAATTTCAACGGGAGCGGCCGTAGAGGTGTCTGGCACCCTGGTTGAAAGTCAAGGGCGAGGTCAATCTGTGGAAATCCAAGTCAATGAGCTTAAGATTCATGGCATGGCCGACCCCGAAACATATCCCATACAGCCCAAAAAGCATTCGCTTGAATTTTTGCGGGAGAAAGCCCATTTAAGGGTGCGCACCAATACCTTTTCGGCCGTGATGCGGGTTCGTTCGGCTTTGGCATTTGCCATTCACAGCTATTTTCAACAAAATGGATTCTATTACATGCATGCCCCCATCATAACCGGTTCTGATGCCGAAGGCGCCGGTGAGATGTTCAGGGTCACTGCTTTAGATGCTAAAAATCCTCCTTTGAACGATGAAGGTGATGTAGATTATAAAAAAGACTTTTTTGGCAAGGAGACCAATCTGACCGTATCTGGTCAGTTGGAAGCCGAGGCCTATGCTATGGGATTGGGAAAGGTATATACTTTCGGACCCACTTTTAGGGCCGAAAATTCGAACACCTCGAGACATTTGGCCGAGTTTTGGATGATCGAACCCGAAATGGCATTTTATGATCTTGATGCCAATATGGACCTTGTTGAAGATTTTATCAAGTGGGTGTTGCGATACGTGCTTGAAAACTGCCCTGATGACTTAACGTTTCTCGAACAACGTTTGCTTGATGAGGAAAAAACCAAACCCCAGGCCGAACGTAGTGAAATGTCGTTGAGCGAAAAATTGAGGTTTGTCATTGACAACAACTTCAAAAGGGTCACGTATACCGAAGCGTTTGAAATCTTAAGGAACAGCAAACCCAATAAAAAGAGAAAATTCGAATATTCAATTGATGAATGGGGTGCCGATCTGCAGAGCGAACATGAGCGCTTTCTTGTGGAAAAGCATTTTAAGTGTCCGGTTATTTTATTCGACTATCCGGCTAAAATAAAGGCTTTTTATATGCGGCTGAATGAAGATGAAGAAACTGTACGGGCCATGGATGTGCTCTTTCCCGGAATTGGTGAAATCGTTGGTGGCTCGCAAAGGGAGGAACGATTGGAGGTTTTGCAACAAAAAATGGCTGCGCTTGATATTCCTGAAGAAGAGCTTTGGTGGTATCTTGAATTGCGCAGATTTGGGACGGCCGTTCATAGTGGCTTTGGTCTTGGCTTTGAACGTTTGGTGCAGTTCGTCACGGGCATGGGCAACATTCGCGATGTGATTCCCTTCCCGAGAACGCCGCAGAACGCCGAATTCTAA